A window of the Brachyspira suanatina genome harbors these coding sequences:
- a CDS encoding DUF3592 domain-containing protein gives MNRKKISIIKIIAIYFAGIVLTLNGVAGLFSFIDTKNYIHTVGVVEECDRRKRIYKSGETRYEKTMVISYEADNHGTLYATLRSHYPFRKVGDELPLWYDPDEPQKIKLPFSDSISYILSIIIGLLIIYFGIYIVNKNKYRL, from the coding sequence ATGAATAGAAAAAAAATTTCAATTATAAAAATAATAGCAATATATTTTGCAGGAATAGTTTTAACTTTGAATGGTGTAGCAGGATTGTTTTCTTTTATTGATACAAAAAATTATATTCATACTGTAGGAGTAGTTGAAGAGTGTGATAGAAGAAAAAGGATATATAAATCTGGAGAAACTAGATATGAAAAAACAATGGTAATAAGCTATGAAGCTGATAATCATGGAACATTATATGCTACTTTAAGAAGTCATTATCCATTTAGAAAAGTAGGCGATGAATTACCTTTATGGTATGATCCTGATGAACCACAAAAAATAAAACTTCCATTTTCTGATAGTATTTCTTATATATTAAGCATTATTATAGGATTGCTAATAATTTATTTTGGAATTTATATTGTAAATAAAAATAAATATCGATTATGA
- a CDS encoding dicarboxylate/amino acid:cation symporter, producing the protein MEDLEPKAKKDYLLIKLAIGIALGIVIGMICNEAVINVIQSIKYVLNQVISFMVPLIVLGFIAPAITRMGSKANKMLGVILALAYFSSVGAALFATIAGYIIIPNLNIASNVAGGKELPEIIFKLDINPIFPVITALFLAICGGVAVIKTKSKYFENLLDELNNIILFLVNNVVVPVLPFYIGTTFATLSYEGTIIKSIPVFLIIIVIAIVGHFIWLTVLYSIAGIVSKKNPARVFKHYGPAYLTAVGTMSSAATLPVALKCASKSDALDKDIVNFAIPMGATIHLCGSVLTETFFVMTISKILYGQLPAVSTMILFVILLGIFAVGAPGVPGGTVVASLGIIISVLGFNDDGTALILAIFALQDSFGTACNVTGDGALALILQGIFKKENIS; encoded by the coding sequence ATGGAAGATCTAGAACCAAAAGCTAAAAAAGACTACCTATTAATAAAACTAGCAATAGGCATAGCTTTAGGTATTGTAATAGGCATGATATGTAATGAGGCTGTAATTAATGTCATACAATCTATTAAATATGTACTTAATCAAGTAATATCATTTATGGTTCCATTAATTGTATTGGGCTTTATTGCTCCTGCTATTACTAGAATGGGAAGCAAAGCAAATAAGATGCTTGGAGTTATTCTAGCACTTGCATATTTTTCTTCAGTAGGCGCTGCTTTATTTGCCACTATTGCCGGATATATAATAATTCCTAATTTAAATATAGCTTCAAATGTTGCAGGCGGTAAAGAACTTCCTGAAATAATATTCAAATTGGATATCAACCCAATATTTCCTGTAATAACTGCATTATTCTTGGCTATATGCGGAGGAGTAGCTGTTATAAAAACTAAATCAAAATACTTTGAAAATCTACTAGATGAACTTAATAATATAATATTATTTTTAGTAAATAATGTAGTAGTACCAGTATTACCATTTTATATAGGAACTACTTTTGCTACTTTATCATATGAAGGTACTATAATTAAAAGTATACCTGTATTTTTAATAATTATAGTCATAGCAATAGTAGGACATTTTATATGGCTTACAGTTTTATATTCTATAGCTGGTATTGTATCAAAGAAAAATCCGGCAAGAGTATTCAAGCATTATGGTCCGGCTTATTTAACCGCTGTTGGTACTATGTCATCTGCTGCAACTTTGCCTGTAGCTTTAAAATGTGCAAGCAAATCTGATGCATTAGATAAAGATATTGTAAACTTCGCAATACCTATGGGAGCAACTATACATTTATGCGGATCTGTACTTACTGAAACTTTCTTTGTTATGACTATATCTAAAATATTATACGGTCAGCTTCCTGCTGTTAGTACTATGATTTTATTCGTTATATTACTTGGTATATTTGCGGTTGGTGCTCCTGGTGTACCTGGAGGAACTGTAGTCGCATCTTTGGGAATAATAATTTCTGTTTTAGGATTTAATGATGATGGTACGGCTTTGATACTTGCTATATTTGCATTACAAGATAGTTTCGGTACTGCATGTAATGTTACAGGAGATGGTGCTTTAGCCTTAATACTTCAGGGTATATTTAAAAAAGAAAATATCAGCTAA
- a CDS encoding TIGR01212 family radical SAM protein (This family includes YhcC from E. coli K-12, an uncharacterized radical SAM protein.) codes for MQNKDNKQNNKNYYSFSDYVKNKFGVKVGKISIDTDFGCAHKANDGGCRFCNLNSYKPPYVAEEDINNQWINGLKNYKGRYQKFYGYFQLGTPLSPLASKESLKYANKLVHFDECVGLMFGARSDMLEDDVLKELSDLSYLSGKEIWLEMGLQSSNDETSKFINRGHDYKSFAETVNHIKSDYSNIIICTHIIFGLPKKFNDDDKKTIELESKYDMIKTVKDVSALKIDAIKFHQLDIVKDSYFENMYRDYNFPTLDEDFYIDLMSDAISFTRSDIIIARLMGDSLGDSLIAPKWKKSKGEIINLITKRMKEKNIIQGINYIF; via the coding sequence ATGCAAAACAAAGATAATAAACAAAATAATAAAAATTACTATTCATTTTCTGATTATGTAAAAAATAAATTCGGAGTGAAAGTAGGAAAAATTTCTATAGATACAGATTTCGGATGTGCTCATAAAGCTAATGATGGAGGGTGCAGATTCTGTAATTTAAATAGCTATAAGCCGCCTTATGTAGCAGAAGAAGATATTAATAATCAATGGATTAACGGATTAAAAAACTATAAAGGAAGATATCAAAAATTCTACGGATATTTTCAGCTAGGCACACCATTATCTCCATTAGCCTCCAAAGAATCTTTGAAATATGCTAATAAGTTAGTTCATTTTGATGAATGTGTAGGCTTAATGTTCGGAGCAAGAAGCGATATGCTTGAAGATGATGTACTGAAAGAACTTAGTGATTTATCTTACTTATCTGGTAAGGAAATTTGGCTTGAAATGGGACTTCAATCTTCTAATGATGAAACTTCAAAATTTATTAATAGAGGCCATGATTACAAATCATTTGCTGAAACGGTAAATCATATAAAAAGTGATTACAGTAATATAATAATATGCACTCATATAATATTCGGACTGCCTAAAAAATTTAATGATGATGACAAAAAAACAATAGAATTGGAAAGCAAATATGATATGATAAAAACTGTTAAAGATGTATCTGCTTTAAAAATTGATGCTATAAAATTTCATCAGCTTGATATAGTAAAAGATTCTTATTTTGAAAATATGTATAGAGATTATAATTTTCCAACTTTAGACGAAGATTTTTATATAGATTTAATGAGCGATGCAATTTCTTTTACAAGGTCAGATATTATAATAGCTCGTTTAATGGGTGATAGTTTAGGGGATAGTTTAATCGCTCCAAAATGGAAAAAATCTAAAGGCGAAATAATAAATCTAATAACAAAAAGAATGAAAGAAAAAAATATCATTCAAGGTATAAACTATATTTTTTAA
- a CDS encoding DUF3592 domain-containing protein: MNRKKISIIEKILIYSVGIVLTFDGVVGFFSFINTRNYIHTVGVVEELDRKKIVYNPRKIGYKKVMVIRYETDNHGTLYATLRSHYPFRKVGDELPLWYDPDEPKNIKLPFSDSISYILSIVIGVLIIYFGLFIVNKNR, from the coding sequence ATGAATAGAAAAAAAATTTCAATTATAGAAAAAATATTAATATATTCTGTAGGAATAGTTTTAACTTTTGATGGGGTAGTAGGATTCTTTTCTTTTATTAATACAAGAAATTATATTCATACTGTAGGAGTGGTTGAAGAGTTAGATAGAAAAAAAATAGTATATAACCCTAGAAAAATTGGATATAAAAAGGTAATGGTAATAAGATATGAAACTGATAATCATGGAACATTATATGCTACTTTAAGAAGTCATTATCCATTTAGAAAAGTAGGAGATGAATTGCCTTTATGGTATGATCCTGATGAACCAAAAAATATAAAACTTCCTTTTTCTGATAGTATTTCTTATATATTAAGCATTGTTATAGGAGTGCTAATAATTTATTTTGGACTTTTTATTGTAAATAAAAATAGATAG
- a CDS encoding DUF2828 family protein: MSFLDLLKNSFNKTYTQNFADTNISSLSSVIDLFATMGASRLKEDDELLKYFIDAWRESPELTAKSIMYLRDIRNGIGEREVFRKYINIMIKQNHTLTAIEILKTIPELGRWDDIIYIWYDNRENKNISDFTKNIILEQLEKDKTTDNVSLLAKWLPSENTSSKNTRSIARELIKLLNINTKEYRKTLSTLRKKIKIIENNLREKDYTFNYSSVPSLAMRKYSKAFIRNDEERYNNFFEDVKSGKVKLNTSVLTPFDVIREILDCAEEDIDSRKEEFDLTWKNLPNIFGDNNLNAIVACDVSGSMGMVLNGEPLICSVALGIYIAQLNKSAFHNHFIDFCGNSKMHDISNIDNIVDIVNYVLRSSVDYSTNIDSVFKVLLDTAVKNHVPNEELPKYIIIISDMEFNQCELKNKTNFEYWRAIFTENNYKLPRIIFWNVNSLSRIMPALKNDDVLFVSGRSQNVIKNIINIDKYDLTNQDEISMLLILDTLKDYSIDIKD, encoded by the coding sequence ATGTCTTTTTTAGATTTGCTTAAAAATTCTTTTAATAAAACTTATACACAGAATTTTGCTGATACTAATATTTCATCATTAAGCAGTGTAATAGATTTATTTGCCACTATGGGAGCAAGCAGATTAAAAGAAGATGATGAATTATTAAAATATTTTATAGATGCTTGGAGAGAAAGTCCTGAACTTACAGCTAAATCTATAATGTATTTAAGAGATATAAGAAACGGCATCGGTGAGAGAGAAGTTTTCAGAAAATATATTAATATTATGATTAAACAAAATCATACTCTCACTGCAATAGAAATTTTAAAAACTATACCAGAGCTTGGAAGATGGGACGATATTATTTATATATGGTATGATAATAGAGAAAATAAAAATATTTCTGACTTTACAAAAAATATAATATTAGAGCAATTAGAAAAAGATAAAACTACTGATAATGTTTCGCTTCTTGCTAAATGGCTTCCTAGTGAAAATACTTCATCAAAAAATACAAGAAGCATTGCAAGAGAATTAATAAAACTTTTAAATATAAACACTAAAGAATATAGAAAAACTTTATCTACTTTAAGAAAGAAAATAAAAATAATAGAAAATAATTTAAGAGAAAAAGATTATACATTTAATTATTCTTCAGTTCCTTCGCTTGCTATGAGAAAATACTCAAAAGCATTTATTAGAAATGATGAAGAAAGATATAATAATTTTTTTGAAGATGTAAAGTCAGGAAAAGTAAAATTAAATACAAGCGTCTTAACTCCTTTTGATGTTATAAGAGAGATTTTAGACTGTGCCGAAGAAGATATAGATTCAAGAAAAGAAGAATTTGATTTAACTTGGAAAAATCTTCCAAATATTTTTGGAGATAATAATTTAAATGCAATAGTTGCATGCGATGTATCTGGAAGTATGGGAATGGTTTTGAATGGTGAGCCTTTAATATGTTCTGTGGCTTTGGGAATATATATAGCGCAATTAAATAAATCTGCATTTCATAATCATTTTATAGATTTCTGCGGCAATTCTAAAATGCATGACATATCAAATATAGATAATATTGTTGATATAGTTAATTATGTTTTAAGATCATCTGTTGATTACAGTACAAATATAGATTCGGTATTTAAAGTGTTGCTTGATACTGCTGTAAAAAATCATGTACCTAATGAAGAACTTCCTAAATATATAATAATAATTTCTGATATGGAATTTAATCAATGCGAATTGAAAAATAAAACTAATTTTGAATATTGGAGAGCAATATTTACTGAAAATAATTATAAGCTTCCTAGAATAATTTTCTGGAATGTAAACTCATTAAGCAGAATAATGCCTGCTTTAAAAAATGATGATGTATTATTTGTTTCTGGAAGAAGTCAGAATGTTATAAAAAATATAATCAATATAGACAAATACGATTTAACAAATCAAGATGAAATATCAATGCTTTTAATACTTGATACTTTGAAAGATTATAGTATTGATATAAAGGATTAA